A segment of the Malaclemys terrapin pileata isolate rMalTer1 chromosome 1, rMalTer1.hap1, whole genome shotgun sequence genome:
TCTTTAATAGAGACTGGGTAACCAAAACTGAACACATATCCCTGAACCTGTTATTCTCCATACCATATCTTAGTAATCTGAACATTGCTTTTGTTTTGCCCACTGTTGTGAATGAGCAGGTGTTTCTCTTCAGCTGCTATCAATGCCGCCCAGGTCTTTTCCATGAGGTATGTTCTAGTTGGGATGTTTCTCCCAGCACATGTCTTcccaaaagtttgtttttttccaatctCAGATTTCAAGCAACTGGATGAATGGGAAAACTTCCTACAGAATTGACTCCCTATCCTGGCTTTCATTGCATTAAGAAATAATGATGGATAACCAGTATCCACACTTGTGTCTCCTGCTGGGGCCTCTGAAGGTTCCCCCACCACATTATGTAGGAATTATTAACACAGGGAGCACCACAAAATATGGAATTGGATTTAGTAGGGTCGTTGTCCACAGTTATTGTCTCTGAtttatgaaaatgtaatttttcagtgtgtgaagagtGATCAATCTGCTTCTCCCATGAGAACAGTCTCCATTAATGCACGTAGTAtctcatattaacattgtctctTCATTCAGGCATTTCCACTGCGACCATCACCCGAGACCCTGGAAACACAGAAAGTCAGAGGAACATACTGTGCATGCAGGAGAAACCCTTATGACTCGGAGTTGTACACCTTCTCCCCTACTCGATGTCAAATTCCAACAGAACCAACTTCatcaacccctccaccttcatcctacTTGGCATTCCTGGCCTAGAGGTAGCCCATATCTGGATGTCCATTCCCTTCTGTGTTATGTACACCATAGCTTTGTTGGGGAACTTCACTATCCTGTTCATCGTGAAGAGGGAGCCAAGCCTCCACGGGCCGATgttctatttcctctgcatgctggccatcaCTGACCTGGTCATGTCCACATCCACTGtacccaaaatgctgagcatcttctggttcaattccagggagatcagtttcagtgcctgcctcacccagatgtacttcattcactCCTTCTCAGGGATGGAGTCTGGAATACTTGTAgccatggcttttgatcgctacgtggccatctgtAATCCTCTGAGATATTCCACAATCCTGACAAACTCTGTTGTGGCCAAGATAGGCCTGGCTGTGGTGCTGCGCAGTGGCATACTCACATTACCCTATCCCTTCCTGGCGAGCCgatggccatattgcagaaccaacatcattCCCCACTGCTATTGTCGACATATAgctgtggtgaagctggcctgcgcTGACATCCACATCAGCAGTTACTATGGCCTGTTTAATCTTTTCCTTGAGATTGGAATGGATGTGTTTTTTATTGCCGTGTCCTATACTCTAATCCTCCGGACCATCTTCCGCCTCCCCACAA
Coding sequences within it:
- the LOC128833649 gene encoding olfactory receptor 52E4-like, with the translated sequence MSNSNRTNFINPSTFILLGIPGLEVAHIWMSIPFCVMYTIALLGNFTILFIVKREPSLHGPMFYFLCMLAITDLVMSTSTVPKMLSIFWFNSREISFSACLTQMYFIHSFSGMESGILVAMAFDRYVAICNPLRYSTILTNSVVAKIGLAVVLRSGILTLPYPFLASRWPYCRTNIIPHCYCRHIAVVKLACADIHISSYYGLFNLFLEIGMDVFFIAVSYTLILRTIFRLPTKNARLKTFGTCISHLCAISALYIPDFFSSLTQWVGLYVHLRVLIATLYMLVPPMLHPIIYGVRTKRIRDRLLQLFTHKET